The Engystomops pustulosus chromosome 1, aEngPut4.maternal, whole genome shotgun sequence genome has a window encoding:
- the LOC140130691 gene encoding vomeronasal type-2 receptor 26-like translates to MWPDEKKMLCFLKILEFLSYEKDILLYIFLTLTLLLCVITLFILGSFIYYWDTPIVRANNRTVSFILLVSIFLSFLCVFFFLGRPVGITCLLRQVSFGIFFTIGVSSILAKTITVCIAFKATKPGSSWKKFVSFKVSNSVVLVCSSVQVLICVIWLLVSPPYVEYNHHTYPGKIIIQCNEGSDICFYSMLGYMGLLAAVSFVLAFMVRTLPDSFNEAKYITFSMLLFCSVWIAMIPAYLSTRGKYMVAVEGLQVLQNIQKQLQRRRRNCEKSEDQENRSLCNNLVITSEKILYISDVTPNTMEQYEAQRLRAEDDQERQESTEGPVMVKHLDAVE, encoded by the exons ATGTGGCCTGATGAGAAGAAGATGTTGTGTTTTCTCAAAATATTAGAGTTTCTATCCTATGAGAAGGACatattactttatatttttttaacactTACTTTGCTTCTATGTGTTATAACATTATTCATATTGGGAAGTTTCATCTATTACTGGGACACTCCAATTGTTAGAGCCAATAACCGGACTGTGAGCTtcatcctcctggtctccatcttcctgagcttcctctgtgtcttcttcttCCTTGGTCGTCCAGTGGGCATCACCTGCTTACTGAGACAAGTATCATTTGGAATCTTTTTTACTATTGGTGTCTCTTCCATTTTGGCAAaaactatcacagtctgcattgCCTTCAAAGCCACAAAACCTGGAAGTTCCTGGAAGAAGTTTGTCTCATTTAAAGTCTCTAATTCTGTGGTCCTGGTGTGTTCTTCTGTACAAGTTCTTATTTGTGTTATTTGGCTGTTGGTGTCTCCTCCTTATGTAGAGTATAACCATCACACGtatcctgggaagatcatcattcagtgtaatgaggggtcagatatctgcttctactccatgttaggttatatggggctcctggcagctgtgagctttgttctggctttcatggtgaggacattaccggacagttttaatgaggccaagtacatcaccttcagcatgctgctgttctgcagtgtctggatcgccatgatcccggcttatctgagcaccagagggaaatacatggtggctgtggag GGATTACAGGTTCTGCAGAACATCCAGAAGCAACTACAAAGGAGAAGAAGAAACTGTGAAAAAtctgaggaccaggagaacagatCCCTCTGCAATAACCTTGTCATTACTTCTGAGAAAATACTGTACATAAGTGATGTCACCCCCAACACTATGGAGCAATATGAAGCACAAAGGTTAAGAGCAGAAGATGACCAGGAAAGGCAGGAATCCACAGAGGGACCTGTGATGGTTAAGCACTTGGATGCAGTAGAGTAA